In Sedimenticola thiotaurini, the following proteins share a genomic window:
- the accC gene encoding acetyl-CoA carboxylase biotin carboxylase subunit — protein sequence MFNKILIANRGEIACRVIKSARKMGIKTVAVYSDADRDALHVRMADEAVHIGPSASAESYLVMERIIQACRDTGAQAVHPGYGFLSENSDFCEALEREGIAFIGPATLAINSMGDKITSKNLAEKAGVNVIPGYTDVVRDAEHAVEISNEIGYPVMLKASAGGGGKGMRVAWNEAECRDGFERATNEARSSFGDERVFIEKFIQEPRHIEIQVMADTHGNVIYLGERECSIQRRHQKVIEEAPSPFIDEETRQKMGEQAVQLAKAVQYRSAGTVEFIVDADRNFYFLEMNTRLQVEHPVTELVTGQDLVELMIRVADGEELPLKQEDVKLTGWAMESRVYAEDPFRNFLPSIGRLVKYEPPVGDNVRVDTGVFEGGEVSMFYDPMIAKLITYGADRNEAITRMQDALDAYCIRGVQHNISFLNALMVHPRFIEGRLTTNFIAEEFPDGFDASYVPHDDPAKVVVIAAIVHRQYMDRAARISGQLRGHERRVHDDWVVVINGEQHPVTVVSADGGFQVEYEGESYTVTTEWQLGQLLLHATINRQSVCFQVERKGAWLRLFHRGNQTDALVLAPRAAKLHALMPEKEAPDLSKFLLSPMPGLLVKVSVSEGQEVKAGEELAVIEAMKMENVLRAEQDAKVSAIKAAVGDSLQVDQVIIEFE from the coding sequence ATGTTTAATAAAATACTTATAGCTAATCGTGGGGAGATCGCCTGCCGGGTGATCAAGAGCGCCCGCAAAATGGGCATCAAGACCGTAGCGGTCTATTCCGATGCCGATCGCGACGCCTTGCATGTGAGAATGGCGGATGAAGCGGTGCATATCGGCCCGTCCGCCTCTGCAGAGAGTTACCTGGTGATGGAGCGCATTATCCAGGCGTGTCGTGACACGGGCGCCCAGGCGGTGCATCCAGGCTACGGTTTCCTGTCGGAAAACTCTGATTTCTGTGAGGCTCTGGAGAGAGAGGGTATCGCCTTTATCGGTCCCGCGACCCTGGCCATTAACAGCATGGGTGACAAGATCACCTCCAAGAACCTGGCGGAAAAGGCCGGAGTCAACGTGATACCCGGTTATACCGACGTGGTGCGGGACGCCGAGCATGCGGTGGAGATCTCCAACGAAATTGGTTATCCGGTCATGCTCAAGGCATCCGCCGGTGGCGGCGGCAAGGGTATGCGGGTGGCCTGGAACGAGGCGGAGTGTCGCGACGGGTTTGAGCGTGCCACCAACGAGGCCCGTTCCAGCTTCGGTGACGAGCGGGTGTTCATCGAGAAGTTCATTCAGGAGCCGCGCCATATCGAGATTCAGGTGATGGCGGACACCCACGGCAACGTCATCTACCTAGGGGAACGGGAGTGCTCTATCCAGCGGCGCCACCAGAAGGTGATCGAAGAGGCGCCCTCCCCCTTTATCGACGAAGAGACCCGGCAGAAGATGGGCGAGCAGGCGGTCCAGCTGGCCAAGGCGGTGCAGTACCGCTCCGCCGGCACGGTGGAGTTCATTGTGGATGCCGACCGCAACTTCTATTTCCTGGAGATGAACACCCGTCTGCAGGTGGAGCACCCGGTCACTGAACTGGTTACAGGACAGGACCTGGTGGAACTGATGATCCGGGTCGCCGACGGTGAGGAGCTGCCGCTCAAGCAGGAAGATGTGAAGCTGACCGGTTGGGCCATGGAGTCGCGGGTCTACGCGGAAGATCCGTTCCGCAACTTCCTCCCCTCCATCGGCCGACTGGTCAAGTATGAACCGCCAGTGGGTGATAATGTGCGGGTGGATACCGGCGTCTTTGAAGGGGGCGAGGTCTCCATGTTCTATGACCCGATGATTGCCAAGCTGATCACTTATGGCGCCGACCGCAACGAGGCGATCACCCGCATGCAGGACGCCCTGGACGCCTACTGTATCCGGGGTGTACAGCACAACATCAGCTTCCTGAACGCCCTGATGGTGCATCCGCGTTTCATCGAGGGCCGGCTCACCACCAACTTTATTGCGGAAGAGTTTCCGGACGGTTTTGACGCCTCCTATGTGCCACACGATGATCCGGCCAAGGTGGTGGTGATTGCCGCCATCGTGCATCGCCAGTACATGGACCGGGCTGCCCGTATCAGTGGCCAGCTGCGTGGCCATGAGCGCCGGGTACACGATGATTGGGTGGTGGTCATTAACGGCGAGCAGCACCCGGTGACGGTGGTGTCGGCCGATGGGGGCTTCCAGGTGGAGTACGAGGGGGAGAGTTACACCGTTACCACCGAGTGGCAGCTGGGCCAACTGCTGCTGCATGCAACCATCAACCGCCAGTCGGTCTGTTTCCAGGTTGAGCGTAAAGGGGCCTGGCTGCGGCTGTTCCATCGGGGTAATCAGACCGATGCCCTGGTGCTGGCCCCCCGTGCCGCTAAGCTGCATGCCCTGATGCCGGAAAAAGAGGCGCCGGACCTCTCCAAGTTCCTGCTTTCACCCATGCCTGGTCTGCTGGTCAAGGTGTCGGTCTCCGAGGGCCAGGAGGTCAAGGCAGGCGAAGAGCTGGCGGTGATCGAGGCGATGAAGATGGAGAACGTGTTGCGCGCCGAACAGGATGCCAAGGTATCCGCCATCAAGGCGGCAGTGGGTGACAGCCTGCAGGTCGACCAGGTCATTATCGAGTTCGAGTGA
- the meaB gene encoding methylmalonyl Co-A mutase-associated GTPase MeaB: MAFDAESLARDILAGQRRALSRAITLVESTRPDHRILANALLERLTPHAGNSIRIGISGVPGAGKSTFIEAAGLHILKQGHRLAVLAVDPSSAISGGSILGDKTRMEELSRHREAFIRPSPAGKTLGGVTRRTRETMLLCEAAGFDVVIVETVGVGQSETAVADMTDMFLLLLLPGGGDDLQGIKRGIMELADLVLVNKADGEMAATANHSASDYIHALKLLHPRTRNWQVPVKTCSALEKRGIAEAWEIVCRYRQVLTESGELAQRRAQQAKSWMWNETAESLLAALRQDQRVAQLIPRLEQAVVAGSLPPTLAAAQLLEAFLHDDRLSD; the protein is encoded by the coding sequence ATGGCGTTTGATGCAGAGAGTCTGGCCCGTGACATCCTGGCGGGCCAGCGGCGAGCCCTCTCCCGGGCCATCACCCTGGTGGAGTCGACCCGGCCCGATCACCGGATCCTGGCCAATGCCCTGCTGGAGCGGTTGACGCCCCACGCCGGCAACTCCATCCGCATCGGTATCAGTGGCGTGCCGGGGGCGGGTAAGTCGACCTTTATCGAGGCGGCGGGGCTGCATATCCTGAAACAGGGCCACCGACTGGCGGTGCTGGCGGTGGATCCCTCTTCGGCTATCAGTGGTGGCTCGATCCTGGGGGACAAGACCCGCATGGAGGAGCTCAGCCGGCACCGGGAGGCGTTTATCCGCCCCTCGCCGGCGGGCAAGACCCTGGGCGGTGTGACCCGGCGTACCCGGGAGACCATGCTGCTGTGCGAGGCGGCCGGATTCGATGTGGTGATTGTGGAGACCGTCGGCGTCGGCCAGTCGGAGACGGCGGTGGCCGACATGACCGACATGTTCCTGCTGTTATTGCTGCCCGGTGGCGGGGATGATCTGCAGGGCATCAAGCGCGGCATCATGGAGCTGGCCGACCTGGTGCTGGTGAACAAGGCGGATGGGGAGATGGCGGCCACCGCCAACCACTCCGCCAGCGACTATATTCATGCTTTGAAACTGCTGCACCCCCGCACCCGCAACTGGCAGGTGCCGGTAAAGACCTGCTCGGCCCTGGAGAAGCGTGGCATCGCCGAGGCGTGGGAGATCGTCTGCCGCTATCGTCAGGTACTGACCGAGAGTGGTGAACTGGCCCAGCGTCGGGCCCAGCAGGCCAAGTCCTGGATGTGGAATGAGACCGCCGAGAGCCTGCTGGCCGCGTTGCGCCAGGACCAACGGGTGGCGCAGCTGATCCCCCGTCTGGAGCAGGCGGTGGTGGCGGGGAGTCTGCCCCCCACCCTGGCGGCGGCGCAACTGCTGGAAGCCTTTTTGCACGACGACCGTCTGTCGGACTGA
- the mce gene encoding methylmalonyl-CoA epimerase yields the protein MIGKLNHVAIVVPDLAAGTAIYRDTLGARVSEPLALPEHGVTTVFVELPNTKIELLHPLGENSPIARFLEKNPGGGVHHVCYEVEDIQAAAERMKQAGARVLGDIKIGAHNKPVLFLHPKDFCGTLVELEQA from the coding sequence ATGATTGGAAAACTGAACCATGTGGCCATCGTGGTGCCGGACCTGGCGGCGGGCACCGCCATCTACCGGGATACCCTGGGCGCCCGGGTCTCTGAACCCCTGGCGTTGCCGGAACATGGGGTGACTACGGTGTTTGTGGAGCTGCCCAACACCAAGATCGAGCTGCTCCATCCGCTGGGTGAAAACTCCCCCATCGCCAGGTTCCTGGAGAAGAATCCGGGTGGCGGGGTACACCATGTCTGTTACGAGGTAGAAGATATTCAGGCGGCTGCCGAACGGATGAAACAGGCCGGAGCACGGGTGCTGGGCGATATCAAGATCGGTGCCCACAACAAGCCGGTGCTGTTTCTGCATCCGAAGGATTTCTGCGGCACCCTGGTGGAACTGGAGCAGGCCTGA
- the can gene encoding carbonate dehydratase, whose product MPKIEQLFDYNAEWAARIKEEDPAFFDKLSKQQSPEYLWIGCSDSRVPANQITGLLPGEIFVHRNVANMVVHTDLNCLTVVQYAVEVLKVKHIMVVGHYGCGGVAAALESRPLGLIDNWIRNIKDIYYQHQERFENCLDQEERVDILCELNVIQQVANLTHTTIVQDAWSRGQPLAVHGWIYSIRDGILRDLDVSYDAAGQLPAVYRHKSVK is encoded by the coding sequence ATGCCCAAAATTGAACAGCTGTTTGACTATAACGCCGAATGGGCCGCCAGGATCAAGGAGGAAGATCCGGCCTTCTTTGACAAGCTGTCCAAGCAGCAGTCACCGGAGTATCTCTGGATCGGTTGCTCCGACAGTCGGGTGCCGGCCAATCAGATCACCGGCCTGCTGCCGGGGGAGATTTTTGTCCACCGCAACGTGGCCAACATGGTGGTGCACACCGACCTGAACTGCCTGACCGTGGTGCAGTACGCGGTGGAGGTGCTGAAGGTGAAGCACATCATGGTGGTGGGGCACTACGGCTGCGGTGGTGTGGCGGCGGCGCTGGAGAGCCGCCCCCTGGGGTTGATCGACAACTGGATTCGCAATATCAAGGATATCTATTACCAGCACCAGGAGCGGTTTGAAAACTGTCTCGACCAGGAGGAGCGGGTGGACATCCTGTGCGAGCTGAACGTGATCCAGCAGGTGGCCAACCTGACCCACACCACCATTGTGCAGGACGCCTGGAGTCGCGGTCAGCCGCTCGCGGTGCACGGCTGGATCTACAGTATTCGGGATGGCATCCTGCGCGACCTGGATGTCAGCTACGATGCGGCGGGCCAGTTGCCGGCTGTCTACCGCCACAAATCGGTGAAGTAA
- a CDS encoding YiiD C-terminal domain-containing protein — MQQRLALLEETLHREVPLTRTMGVRVEEHDGRELLFLADFEPNINIHGTAFGGSLYSICAVVCWGMLHLKFEDEGVPAHSVLGDARITYSLPVRGEIKARCRLPDDGSYETFIESLRAGKRSRLELTAEILVGEKVAVRFVGSYSAAV, encoded by the coding sequence ATGCAACAACGCCTTGCCCTGCTTGAAGAGACCCTGCATCGTGAAGTCCCCCTGACCCGCACCATGGGGGTCCGGGTGGAGGAGCACGACGGTCGGGAGCTGCTGTTTCTGGCCGACTTCGAGCCCAATATCAACATCCACGGTACCGCTTTCGGTGGCAGTCTCTACAGCATCTGCGCGGTGGTCTGCTGGGGTATGCTGCACCTCAAGTTCGAGGATGAGGGGGTGCCGGCCCACAGCGTGTTGGGGGATGCCCGGATTACCTACAGCCTGCCGGTGCGGGGCGAGATCAAGGCGCGCTGCCGTCTGCCGGATGATGGCAGTTACGAGACCTTTATTGAAAGTCTGCGGGCCGGCAAACGGAGCCGGCTGGAGCTGACCGCGGAGATCCTGGTGGGCGAGAAAGTCGCGGTACGCTTTGTCGGCAGTTACTCCGCCGCCGTCTGA
- a CDS encoding ACP S-malonyltransferase, whose amino-acid sequence MSDTEQRTLFIFPGQGSQYTGIGSDLCAEFASARQVYEEASEVLGYDMAKLSLENPDDRINLTRYTQPVLLTHHIACLTVYRELAETPLQPVAAAGHSLGEYSALVTAGVLSFADALKLVARRGELMGDFGEGEMAALTVDLETARPLADKHFCGIAGLNLPDQTVVGGAGTDLDALAAEMAELLPKKKAVRLKTEGAFHTYYMVEAARRFREALAEATFSAANLKVLSNYTGGFHEDDAETIKSRLFFQLFHPVNWVGCMQSALDDGINLFVEFGGGIGSGEGPAEKRPNLEGIIKKFTRRASPRPDYIAAINLATIRTAAGVE is encoded by the coding sequence ATGTCAGACACCGAACAGCGCACCCTATTTATATTCCCCGGCCAGGGCTCCCAGTACACCGGCATCGGCAGCGACCTGTGCGCTGAATTCGCCTCCGCCCGCCAGGTCTATGAAGAGGCCAGCGAGGTGTTGGGCTATGACATGGCCAAGCTCTCCCTGGAGAACCCGGACGACCGGATCAACCTGACCCGTTACACCCAGCCGGTGCTGCTGACCCATCACATCGCCTGCCTGACGGTCTACCGGGAGCTGGCGGAGACGCCGCTGCAGCCAGTGGCGGCCGCCGGCCACAGCCTGGGGGAATACAGCGCCCTGGTCACCGCCGGTGTGCTCAGTTTTGCCGATGCCCTGAAACTGGTGGCGCGGCGGGGTGAACTGATGGGCGATTTCGGTGAGGGTGAAATGGCCGCCCTGACCGTGGACCTAGAGACCGCCCGCCCCCTGGCGGACAAGCACTTCTGCGGCATCGCCGGTCTCAACCTGCCGGACCAGACCGTGGTAGGCGGCGCCGGGACCGACCTGGACGCCCTGGCGGCGGAGATGGCGGAACTGCTGCCCAAGAAGAAGGCGGTACGACTCAAGACCGAGGGCGCTTTCCATACCTACTACATGGTGGAGGCGGCCCGACGCTTCCGGGAGGCGTTGGCCGAAGCCACCTTCTCCGCCGCCAACCTGAAGGTCCTCTCCAACTACACCGGCGGCTTCCACGAAGACGATGCGGAAACCATCAAGTCCCGGCTCTTCTTCCAGCTGTTCCACCCGGTCAACTGGGTTGGTTGCATGCAGAGCGCCCTGGATGACGGCATCAATCTGTTCGTGGAGTTTGGTGGCGGCATTGGCAGCGGCGAGGGGCCGGCCGAGAAGCGGCCCAATCTGGAGGGGATTATCAAGAAGTTTACCCGCCGGGCCAGCCCCCGGCCTGACTATATAGCGGCCATCAACCTGGCCACTATCCGCACTGCGGCAGGGGTTGAATGA